From the genome of Psychroserpens ponticola, one region includes:
- a CDS encoding HD domain-containing protein has product MYTSEEIIEKTKDFVKITLENAEGGHDWFHIERVYKNALLISKKENVDLFIVSLGALLHDIADSKFHNGDESIGPQKARAFLLDINVDSEAIEHVVKIIENISFKGGNVSQNFSSAELDVVQDADRLDALGAIGIARTFNYGGFKNRKLYDPSIEPDLNMNKEAYKASKAPTINHFYEKLLLLKNRMNTKTGTQIAIKRHNYMKSFLQQFYSEWNGEH; this is encoded by the coding sequence ATGTATACTTCCGAAGAAATTATAGAAAAAACGAAAGACTTCGTTAAAATCACACTCGAAAATGCTGAAGGTGGTCACGATTGGTTTCATATTGAACGTGTTTATAAAAATGCACTACTCATATCAAAAAAGGAAAATGTAGATCTGTTTATTGTATCCCTTGGAGCTTTATTGCATGATATTGCTGATAGTAAATTTCATAATGGAGATGAAAGCATAGGTCCACAAAAAGCTAGAGCGTTTTTATTAGATATAAATGTTGATTCTGAAGCTATTGAACATGTTGTGAAGATTATTGAAAACATCTCTTTCAAAGGCGGAAATGTTTCTCAAAATTTTTCATCTGCTGAATTAGATGTTGTACAAGATGCAGATCGATTAGACGCGCTTGGTGCAATTGGCATCGCAAGAACATTTAATTATGGTGGTTTTAAAAATCGTAAATTATATGATCCTTCAATAGAACCCGATTTAAATATGAATAAAGAAGCCTATAAAGCTTCTAAAGCACCAACTATTAATCATTTTTATGAAAAATTACTACTTCTAAAAAATAGAATGAATACAAAAACAGGAACTCAAATAGCAATAAAGAGACACAATTATATGAAATCATTTCTGCAGCAATTTTATTCAGAATGGAATGGAGAACACTAA
- a CDS encoding PA0069 family radical SAM protein — protein sequence MFKKDSVKGRGAQKNVHNRFFELSHEQRDDFLEYCAKEGEEPDQNRTQYLPVFPKTIVNKLASPDVGMAYSMNMYQGCEHGCVYCYARNSHEFWGFSAGLDFERRILVKKDAPILLEAFVRRKSWKAYPIVMSGNTDCYQPAEKTFEITRACLKVFLKYKHPVSIITKNALILRDLEIIKALAKDNLISVNISITSLSEATRRILEPRTATIKKQLKVVKELSENGIPVNVMFAPIIPSINSHEILSLAKAASEAGASTMAHTIVRLNGAIGEIFTDWIQKTLPDSAEKVLHQIENCHGGTLNDSRFGTRMQGEGEFAKHINDLIKLARLKYFKNKSMPKLNTELHDVYKYGQMKLF from the coding sequence ATGTTTAAAAAAGATAGTGTAAAAGGTCGTGGTGCTCAAAAAAATGTTCATAACCGTTTCTTTGAGTTAAGCCATGAACAACGAGATGATTTTTTAGAATATTGTGCAAAGGAAGGCGAAGAACCAGATCAAAATAGAACCCAATATTTACCGGTTTTTCCTAAAACAATAGTGAATAAGCTCGCTAGTCCAGATGTCGGAATGGCATATTCTATGAATATGTATCAAGGTTGCGAGCATGGTTGTGTCTATTGTTATGCAAGAAATAGTCATGAATTTTGGGGATTTAGTGCTGGATTGGATTTTGAACGTCGAATTTTAGTAAAGAAGGATGCACCAATATTATTAGAAGCTTTTGTAAGACGAAAAAGTTGGAAAGCTTATCCAATAGTCATGTCTGGAAATACAGATTGTTACCAACCAGCAGAAAAAACATTTGAAATCACTAGAGCTTGCTTGAAAGTGTTTTTAAAATATAAACATCCTGTTTCAATTATAACCAAAAACGCACTAATACTTCGTGATTTAGAGATTATTAAAGCCTTAGCCAAAGATAATTTGATTAGTGTTAATATTTCTATAACGTCTCTTTCTGAAGCGACTAGAAGAATTTTAGAACCACGAACAGCAACTATTAAAAAACAACTAAAAGTTGTTAAAGAATTAAGTGAAAACGGAATTCCGGTAAACGTGATGTTTGCACCAATCATACCTTCAATTAATAGTCATGAAATTTTGTCTCTAGCAAAAGCAGCTTCTGAAGCTGGAGCATCAACTATGGCGCATACTATTGTGAGATTAAATGGTGCTATTGGAGAAATTTTTACAGATTGGATACAAAAAACCTTACCAGATAGCGCTGAAAAAGTATTGCATCAAATTGAAAATTGTCATGGAGGAACATTAAACGATTCTAGATTTGGAACACGAATGCAAGGTGAAGGAGAATTTGCAAAACACATTAATGATTTAATTAAGTTGGCTCGCTTAAAATATTTTAAAAATAAATCAATGCCCAAATTAAATACTGAACTGCATGACGTTTATAAATATGGTCAGATGAAACTATTTTAA
- a CDS encoding AraC family transcriptional regulator, translating to MSIRKPTLEKISPEFGSSIKVMKQEAYMGEKKPFWHFHPEVELVYVNKGKGKRHIGNHLSYFNNSQLILIGANLPHNGFTDRLTINGSETIVQFRPEFLGDYFFNVPEMEGISNLFERSKSGILFGVKTKQKIGKKIEKLSEKEGFKKILVLLEILHGLAKSEDYTILNADGFAFEAEPQDSARIDIIFKYVNQNFTQHITLDEIADKVSMTVPAFCRYFKKVTGKTFTKLVNEYRVVHATKLLSESQMSIADVSYECGFNNFSHFNKLFKEFTGKSASKYRGELKLMVH from the coding sequence ATGAGCATAAGAAAGCCTACATTAGAAAAAATAAGCCCAGAGTTTGGGAGTTCTATTAAGGTTATGAAGCAAGAGGCTTATATGGGAGAAAAAAAGCCCTTTTGGCATTTTCATCCTGAAGTTGAATTGGTTTATGTTAATAAAGGAAAAGGAAAGCGACATATTGGAAATCATTTATCATACTTTAATAATAGTCAACTAATACTTATTGGAGCCAATTTACCTCATAACGGATTTACAGATCGACTTACAATAAATGGAAGTGAAACCATTGTTCAGTTTAGACCAGAGTTTTTAGGAGATTATTTTTTTAATGTTCCAGAAATGGAAGGCATTAGTAATTTATTTGAACGTTCTAAAAGTGGCATTTTGTTTGGTGTGAAAACGAAACAAAAAATAGGTAAGAAAATTGAAAAACTTTCTGAAAAAGAAGGTTTCAAAAAGATATTGGTTCTACTTGAAATTTTACATGGTTTAGCAAAATCTGAAGACTATACGATTTTAAATGCTGATGGTTTTGCATTTGAGGCTGAACCTCAAGATAGCGCTCGGATTGATATCATTTTTAAATATGTAAATCAAAATTTCACACAACATATTACCTTAGATGAAATTGCTGATAAAGTAAGTATGACTGTTCCAGCTTTTTGCAGGTATTTTAAAAAAGTAACAGGAAAAACATTCACTAAGCTTGTAAATGAATATCGCGTTGTACATGCAACAAAGTTATTGTCGGAAAGTCAAATGAGTATTGCAGATGTAAGTTATGAATGTGGATTTAATAATTTTTCGCATTTTAATAAATTATTCAAGGAATTTACTGGAAAAAGTGCATCTAAATATAGAGGCGAATTAAAATTAATGGTTCATTAA
- a CDS encoding enoyl-CoA hydratase/isomerase family protein, protein MSYQNILSTTNSRITTITINRPNKLNALNKDTIQELHDAFDEANSSKDTKVIIITGSGEKAFVAGADISEFADFDVKQGGKLAAKGQELLFDFVENLSTPVIAAVNGFALGGGLELAMACHFRIASSNAKMGLPEVSLGVIPGYGGTQRLPQLVGKGRAMEMVMTAGMIDANQALNYGLVNHVVEQEELLALCEKIASKIMRNSSVAIKAAIKSINANFKDGVDGYKTEIKQFGKCFGTDDFTEGTTAFLEKRKADFPGK, encoded by the coding sequence ATGAGCTACCAGAATATTTTATCGACTACCAATAGCCGAATAACAACGATTACAATCAACAGACCTAATAAACTTAATGCTTTAAATAAAGACACTATACAAGAGTTGCATGATGCTTTTGATGAAGCTAATAGCAGCAAAGACACAAAAGTAATTATTATTACAGGAAGTGGAGAAAAGGCTTTTGTAGCTGGTGCAGATATTAGTGAGTTTGCAGATTTTGATGTCAAACAAGGAGGAAAATTAGCTGCCAAAGGTCAGGAGTTGTTATTTGATTTTGTTGAAAATTTATCGACTCCAGTAATCGCTGCGGTTAATGGTTTTGCATTAGGAGGAGGTTTAGAATTGGCAATGGCTTGTCATTTTAGAATTGCAAGTTCAAATGCTAAGATGGGTTTACCAGAAGTATCTCTTGGAGTTATTCCAGGTTATGGTGGTACACAACGTCTGCCTCAATTGGTAGGTAAAGGTCGCGCAATGGAAATGGTGATGACAGCAGGTATGATTGATGCCAATCAAGCCTTAAATTACGGATTGGTAAATCATGTTGTTGAACAAGAGGAATTGTTAGCACTTTGTGAAAAGATTGCAAGTAAAATCATGCGAAACTCTTCAGTAGCAATTAAAGCGGCTATCAAATCTATTAATGCGAACTTTAAAGATGGCGTTGATGGTTATAAAACCGAAATTAAACAATTTGGAAAATGTTTCGGTACAGATGACTTCACAGAAGGAACTACTGCATTTTTAGAAAAAAGAAAAGCAGACTTCCCAGGAAAATAA
- a CDS encoding sensor histidine kinase: MRLKKLSLRVRIFFAMILLVLIASILIAAVTIYQYNEEAIDYHKERLERKEIAIISHINKVIEKTTWEVATENVPLIFKDEIYNIADIHSLRINLYDLDGGLLKSSKASFKNDSITKCIDTEVLNAISNTANHRYVVKNRKNGETFQSSYSFVYDKKSKPLAILNLPYLENDDFLNKELNEFLERLGYAYLFMMLIAVILALLLSKYITRTLKTISDKINQTRLEKRNKKIDIESSSEEISTLVNSYNSMIDELEESAVQLATSEREQAWREMAKQVAHEIKNPLTPMRLSVQSFQRKFNPEDENIYQKVDEYSKTLIQQIDTMSSIASAFSNFAKMPAQKNETLNVSNIVKLALDIFSEDNIEFSTDNSELMANFDRTQLIRVVTNLVKNGIQAIPHDKEDPKIIVRVSSEKEMIKITIEDNGIGVAEENKSKIFEPKFTTKTSGMGLGLAMVKNIVETYKGSITFTSQQGIGTIFTVTFPKI, encoded by the coding sequence ATGAGGTTAAAAAAATTGTCTTTACGAGTTCGTATCTTTTTTGCAATGATATTATTGGTGCTTATCGCTTCAATTTTAATAGCTGCTGTTACTATTTATCAATATAATGAAGAGGCTATAGATTATCATAAAGAGCGATTAGAACGTAAAGAAATTGCTATTATTAGTCATATCAATAAGGTGATTGAAAAGACAACTTGGGAAGTTGCAACAGAGAATGTTCCATTAATATTCAAGGACGAAATTTATAATATTGCAGATATTCATAGTTTGCGAATTAATTTATATGATTTAGATGGTGGACTTTTAAAATCTTCTAAGGCAAGTTTTAAAAATGATTCAATAACAAAATGTATTGACACAGAAGTGTTAAATGCAATTTCAAATACAGCAAATCATAGATATGTTGTTAAAAACAGAAAGAATGGAGAAACATTTCAATCGTCTTATAGTTTTGTTTATGATAAAAAATCTAAGCCACTAGCGATATTAAATTTGCCATACTTAGAAAATGACGATTTTCTAAATAAAGAACTTAATGAGTTTTTAGAACGCTTAGGTTATGCGTATTTATTCATGATGTTAATTGCTGTAATTTTGGCACTGTTATTATCAAAATATATAACACGTACATTAAAAACAATTTCAGATAAAATCAATCAAACACGTTTAGAAAAACGGAATAAAAAGATTGATATAGAATCTTCAAGTGAAGAAATATCAACCTTAGTTAATTCATATAATAGTATGATTGATGAACTTGAAGAAAGTGCTGTTCAGTTGGCTACTAGTGAACGTGAACAGGCTTGGAGAGAAATGGCAAAACAAGTCGCTCATGAAATTAAAAACCCATTGACACCAATGCGATTGAGTGTACAAAGTTTTCAGCGAAAGTTTAACCCTGAAGACGAAAACATTTATCAAAAAGTCGATGAATACAGTAAAACACTTATTCAGCAAATAGATACAATGAGTTCTATTGCATCTGCATTTTCAAACTTTGCAAAAATGCCTGCGCAAAAGAATGAAACACTAAATGTTTCGAATATTGTCAAATTAGCCTTAGATATTTTCAGTGAAGATAATATTGAATTTTCAACAGATAATTCTGAACTCATGGCAAATTTTGATCGTACACAGTTGATCAGAGTTGTGACTAATTTAGTCAAAAATGGAATTCAAGCGATTCCACATGATAAAGAAGATCCAAAGATTATTGTAAGAGTATCTTCAGAGAAGGAGATGATCAAAATTACTATAGAAGATAATGGTATAGGTGTTGCTGAAGAAAATAAAAGCAAGATTTTTGAACCTAAATTTACCACTAAAACCAGCGGAATGGGATTGGGACTCGCGATGGTAAAAAATATTGTTGAAACTTATAAAGGAAGTATTACCTTTACATCTCAACAAGGAATAGGAACCATTTTTACCGTTACTTTCCCTAAGATTTAA
- a CDS encoding CopD family protein has product MEYYNYIKALHLIFIVTWFAGLFYIPRLFVYQIEAFHKPSPEKEILGKQLKLMAKRLWNIITWPSAILATGFAIWLIILQPFWLEQSWMHVKLTFVVLLILYHLKTHHYYIQLQRDEVNKSSNFMRLWNEGATFILFAVVFLVILKSAINWVFGVIGIFVLGILLMLGFKLYKNIRHKNPNA; this is encoded by the coding sequence ATGGAATATTACAATTACATAAAAGCATTACACCTCATTTTTATAGTGACTTGGTTTGCAGGTTTGTTTTACATTCCTCGGCTTTTTGTGTATCAAATAGAAGCTTTTCACAAACCCTCTCCTGAAAAGGAAATTTTAGGCAAGCAGCTAAAATTAATGGCAAAACGTTTATGGAATATCATTACTTGGCCATCAGCAATTTTAGCGACAGGTTTTGCTATATGGTTAATTATTTTACAGCCTTTTTGGCTAGAACAATCATGGATGCATGTTAAGCTAACATTTGTTGTATTGTTGATTTTATATCATTTAAAAACACATCACTATTACATCCAGTTGCAGCGTGACGAAGTAAATAAATCTTCAAATTTTATGAGACTTTGGAATGAAGGTGCTACATTTATATTGTTTGCAGTTGTGTTTTTAGTCATCTTAAAAAGTGCAATTAATTGGGTGTTTGGTGTAATTGGAATTTTTGTTTTAGGAATTTTATTAATGCTAGGTTTTAAGCTTTATAAAAATATACGACACAAAAATCCAAATGCTTAA